The following coding sequences lie in one Glycine soja cultivar W05 chromosome 16, ASM419377v2, whole genome shotgun sequence genomic window:
- the LOC114389919 gene encoding protein ALP1-like — protein MAGVSSIKVLTRHGTRMQGGGVLLLSPSPNLSSSLGGGIFCPPVPGFPQKPTRPRYRNRKGDVSTNVLAACGPDLRFIYVLPGWEGSAGDSRVLRDALRRQNKLEIPTGKYFLVDAGYTNGPGFLAPYRGTRYHLNEWIGNTPQSYKELFNLRHASARNAIERSFGILKKRWSILRTPSFFDIKTQIRIINACFVLHNFVRDEQQTGQLLEVQDLEFLSVVDEELVHQSREGVQNNVIDDITTIQATEEWTRFRDTLAMDMFANYQVRRNFA, from the exons ATGGCAGGAGTTTCTTCAATTAAGGTTTTGACTAGGCATGGTACCCGCATGCAGGGCGGGGGAGTACTCCTCCTCTCCCCGTCCCCGAATCTCTCCTCCTCACTTGGTGGGGGTATTTTTTGCCCTCCTGTTCCCGGCTTCCCACAGAAACCTACG AGACCTAGATATCGTAATAGAAAGGGTGATGTCTCTACAAATGTGTTAGCTGCTTGTGGTCCAGATTTAAGGTTTATTTATGTGTTACCTGGGTGGGAAGGGTCAGCAGGAGATTCTCGAGTATTACGAGATGCATTACGTCGTCAAAACAAACTTGAAATTCCAACTG GTAAGTATTTTCTTGTGGATGCGGGATATACCAATGGTCCGGGATTTTTAGCACCATATCGAGGGACTAGATATCATCTCAATGAATGGATTGGAAACACCCCTCAAAGTTACAAGGAGTTATTTAATCTTCGTCATGCAAGTGCCCGAAATGCAATAGAAAGGTCATTTGGGATCTTGAAAAAAAGATGGAGTATattaagaactccttcctttTTTGATATAAAGACACAAATAAGAATTATCAATGCTTGTTTTGTGTTACACAATTTCGTAAGAGACGAACAACAAACTGGTCAACTTTTAGAAGTTCAAGACTTGGAATTCTTATCTGTTGTTGATGAAGAGTTAGTCCATCAATCAAGGGAAGGAGTTCAAAATAATGTCATAGATGATATCACAACTATTCAAGCCACCGAGGAATGGACAAGATTTCGAGATACATTAGCTATGGATATGTTTGCTAACTATCAAGTTAGGAGAAACTTTGCTTAG